The nucleotide sequence TGGCGAGGCCGCCTGCGCGGGAGCGCACTGCAATGCCGCCGTAAGCAGAACAAGCAGAAACCCCAAAACTATATGGCGTGTAATCGCTTGAATGGACATTGTTATTTGACTCCTCCGAAGGCGTATTTGCCGATGAGGGTACCAAGATCAACGGCAGATTCCGTTTCAGTGATGGTGTCGCCGGCGGCAAGTACGCTTGCGGAGCCGCCCCGCGAGAGGCTGACAAACTTGTCGCCAATGAGGCCGCTGGTGCGGATGGAGGCGATGCTGTCGTCGGAAAGTTTCAGGTCTTTGTCGAGGCGCAGGCGCACCAGGGCCTGGTTGCGCACAGGGTCTGGGTCAAGCACGATGCTGATGACGCGGCCCACGGGCACGCCTGCCATTTCAACATCCGCTCCCACCCGCAGGCCGGAGACTGAGTCGAAATTGGCGGACAGTTCAAATCCCTGCTGGCTGAAAACTTCCATCTTGCCCAGCTTGATGGTCAGATATGCGACGCACAAGAGGCCGAGCAAAACAAAAAGGCCTACAGCGGTTTCACGAACAGTGCTCATAAGATTTTGGCTGCTCCACAAATAAATCGGCAATAAGATCCAATGACAGTATATGTGCGCCATGGCAAAGTTTCAAGTCCCGCGACGGGGCCGGTTACCTGCACGACCCCATGGGGCTGCACGGCAACTCTGCCGCAGAGACGCACACATAGCAATTATTCTGTTGTGGCCCTGATCGTCCACTGTTTTATTGCAGGTCGGGCAAATTATGATGCCAGCCAGCGGTCAAGCGCCTGCCGCACCGTCGGGTCGGGGGCGTCGTGCATGGCGGACGTGGTGTCGCCCGCTTCGCGCCGCAAAAATTGTTTGAGGTACGGGTCGTCGCTCGCTTCAAGCTGGGCCAGCGTGCCGGAAAAAATCGCCCGCCCGTCGCCAAGCACAAGCACATGGTCGGCTATGGCCCGCAGGCTGTCGAGGTCGTGGCTGACCACAACCACCGACATGTCGGCATATTGCTTGCGCATGGAGAGCAGCAGCTCGTCCATGCGGGCCGCGGTAATGGGGTCAAGGCCCGATGTAGGCTCGTCGCACAGCAAGATGCGCGGCTCGGCCACGATGGCCCGCGCAAGCCCTGCGCGTTTGCGCATGCCGCCTGAGAGCTGGTTGGGGTAAAAATCGGCAAAATCCTCAAGCCCCACCATGCGCAGCACCCTCAGGCCCGCCTCGCGCACAAGGTCTTTGGAAATGTTGAGGTGCTCCGTAAGGGGCAAGGTGACGTTTTGCACCAGCGAGAGAGCCCCCAACAGCGCGCCGTCCTGAAACAGCACGCCCATGTGGCGGCGCATGCGGCGAAATTCTTTTTGCGGCAGGCCAAAAAGGTCATGGTTGCCTATAAGCACCTGCCCGGCCTGCGGGCGCGAGAGGCCGATAATGTGGCGCAGCAGGGTTGATTTGCCGCAGCCGGAGCCGCCAAGAATCACGGAAACCTTGCCGCCGGGGA is from Desulfovibrio desulfuricans and encodes:
- the mlaD gene encoding outer membrane lipid asymmetry maintenance protein MlaD; this encodes MSTVRETAVGLFVLLGLLCVAYLTIKLGKMEVFSQQGFELSANFDSVSGLRVGADVEMAGVPVGRVISIVLDPDPVRNQALVRLRLDKDLKLSDDSIASIRTSGLIGDKFVSLSRGGSASVLAAGDTITETESAVDLGTLIGKYAFGGVK
- a CDS encoding ABC transporter ATP-binding protein gives rise to the protein MQAWDIEFRALNVGYGEHVVLRDVNAVLPGGKVSVILGGSGCGKSTLLRHIIGLSRPQAGQVLIGNHDLFGLPQKEFRRMRRHMGVLFQDGALLGALSLVQNVTLPLTEHLNISKDLVREAGLRVLRMVGLEDFADFYPNQLSGGMRKRAGLARAIVAEPRILLCDEPTSGLDPITAARMDELLLSMRKQYADMSVVVVSHDLDSLRAIADHVLVLGDGRAIFSGTLAQLEASDDPYLKQFLRREAGDTTSAMHDAPDPTVRQALDRWLAS